A part of Streptomyces sp. NBC_01210 genomic DNA contains:
- a CDS encoding PQQ-binding-like beta-propeller repeat protein, whose translation MTQPPNQPPQQPNQPPQGGFGAPQPPAQPPQMPPAPQGPPPATPPGAPGYGYPQQPPAQAGYGYPQQAPGQPGPYNQQPGPYNQQPGPYGGYPTQPQYPGAPTPPGGGGGIGGFFKGKPGAVVGAAVAALLVIGGGTYLAVSGGDDEKDNKQNVSKSDDPKPTGSASVDQGDGSGDGRQADDDLNAGRKPGEAKVLFLTKNDVDLPRNGADVFGPWVVGDTVVKGMYKEVVGYSATDGKKKWSLPLGAEICSAPAQTSADGKIVVGVKDGLTEKAKCLNLQMIDLKTGKAGWKKPIPKASGAFSSLSDFTLSISGNTLAAGGSGNSYGFSMADGKQLFKGPSEGCKPFAFAGGPKLIAAASCPTSDYNKPKQQLSEVDPATGKPKWTFNAPVGWEIDKVYSASPLVISLTQREPKKWSIVALKDNGTVRSQIDGGKDKFQPRCGGSFVVFGQNLEGCTGVAADASTFYMSTEPARAGGANEVVAFNLDTGKPKWRSPAGGDTSMTPLGMQDGSVLVYKEASYDKGGAVATIAPTGGAPKVLLQHPASTAEIENSFYSAKMVYADGRFFIASGRVSASNDAEEKETKTLMAFGK comes from the coding sequence ATGACACAGCCGCCGAACCAGCCGCCGCAGCAGCCGAACCAGCCGCCACAGGGAGGCTTCGGCGCTCCTCAGCCGCCCGCGCAGCCGCCGCAGATGCCGCCCGCCCCGCAGGGGCCGCCGCCCGCGACTCCTCCCGGGGCGCCCGGCTACGGCTACCCGCAACAGCCGCCCGCCCAGGCGGGTTACGGCTACCCGCAGCAGGCCCCCGGCCAGCCGGGTCCGTACAACCAGCAGCCCGGCCCGTACAACCAGCAGCCGGGTCCCTACGGCGGCTACCCGACCCAGCCGCAGTACCCCGGCGCGCCCACCCCGCCCGGTGGCGGCGGTGGCATCGGCGGCTTCTTCAAGGGCAAGCCCGGCGCCGTCGTCGGCGCGGCCGTCGCCGCGCTGCTGGTGATCGGCGGCGGCACCTACCTCGCCGTCAGCGGCGGTGACGACGAGAAGGACAACAAGCAGAACGTCAGCAAGAGCGACGACCCCAAGCCGACGGGCTCGGCGTCCGTCGACCAGGGCGACGGCAGCGGCGACGGCCGTCAGGCCGACGACGACCTCAACGCCGGGCGCAAGCCGGGCGAGGCGAAGGTCCTGTTCCTGACGAAGAACGATGTCGACCTGCCGCGCAACGGCGCCGATGTGTTCGGCCCGTGGGTCGTCGGTGACACCGTCGTCAAGGGCATGTACAAGGAGGTCGTCGGCTACTCGGCGACCGACGGCAAGAAGAAGTGGAGTCTGCCGCTCGGCGCCGAGATCTGCTCCGCGCCCGCGCAGACCTCTGCCGACGGCAAGATCGTCGTGGGGGTCAAGGACGGTCTCACCGAGAAGGCCAAGTGCCTCAATCTGCAGATGATCGACCTCAAGACCGGCAAGGCGGGCTGGAAGAAGCCGATTCCCAAGGCCAGTGGCGCCTTCAGCTCGCTCTCCGACTTCACTCTGTCGATCAGCGGCAACACTCTCGCGGCCGGGGGCAGCGGCAACTCCTACGGCTTCTCGATGGCCGACGGCAAGCAGCTCTTCAAGGGCCCGAGCGAGGGCTGCAAGCCGTTCGCCTTCGCGGGCGGCCCCAAGCTGATCGCCGCGGCGAGCTGCCCGACGTCGGACTACAACAAGCCCAAGCAGCAGCTGTCGGAGGTCGACCCGGCCACCGGCAAGCCCAAGTGGACATTCAACGCTCCGGTCGGCTGGGAGATCGACAAGGTCTACTCGGCCAGCCCGCTGGTCATCTCCCTGACGCAGCGTGAGCCGAAGAAGTGGTCCATCGTCGCGCTGAAGGACAACGGCACGGTGCGCTCGCAGATCGACGGCGGCAAGGACAAGTTCCAGCCGCGCTGCGGCGGTTCGTTCGTGGTCTTCGGCCAGAACCTCGAGGGCTGCACCGGCGTCGCCGCCGACGCGAGCACGTTCTACATGTCGACCGAGCCGGCCCGGGCGGGCGGGGCCAACGAGGTCGTCGCGTTCAATCTCGACACCGGCAAGCCCAAGTGGCGTTCGCCCGCGGGCGGCGACACCTCGATGACGCCGCTGGGCATGCAGGACGGGAGCGTACTCGTCTACAAGGAAGCGTCGTACGACAAGGGCGGTGCGGTCGCCACGATCGCGCCTACGGGTGGTGCGCCGAAGGTGCTGCTGCAACACCCGGCCTCGACCGCTGAGATCGAGAACTCCTTCTACTCCGCCAAGATGGTGTACGCGGACGGCCGGTTCTTCATCGCGAGTGGCCGCGTCAGCGCCAGCAACGACGCGGAGGAGAAGGAGACGAAGACCTTGATGGCCTTCGGCAAGTGA
- a CDS encoding ABC-F family ATP-binding cassette domain-containing protein: MAVNLVNVEAVSKVYGTRALLDRVSLGVSEGDRIGVVGRNGDGKTTLIRMLAKLEEPDTGRVTQSGGLRLGVLTQHDSLDPEATVRHEVIGDMADHEWAGNAKIRDVLTGLFGDLHLPGFEQGLDTVIGPLSGGERRRIALAKLLIAEQDLIVLDEPTNHLDVEGIAWLAKHLQARRSALVCVTHDRWFLDQVCTRMWDVQRGAVHEYEGGYSDYVFARAERERIAATEEAKRQNLMRKELAWLRRGAPARTAKPRYRIEAANELIADVPPPRDTSELMKFANARLGKTVFDLEDVTVQAGPKVLLKHLTWQLGPGDRIGLVGVNGAGKTSLLRALAEAARSDGDKQPAGGRVIVGKTVKLAYLSQEVGELDPALRVLEAVQQVRDRVDLGKGREMTAGQLCEQFGFTKDKQWTPVGDLSGGERRRLQILRLLMDEPNVLFLDEPTNDLDIETLTQLEDLLDGWPGSMVVISHDRFFIERTTDRTFALLGDATLRMLPRGIDEYLERRQRMIEAAVPTPAPASAAVEKPAAKSAGDARAAKKELQKIERQLNKISDRETNLHAQIADNATDFGKVAKLDAELRELIGERDELEMRWLELAEDA; the protein is encoded by the coding sequence ATGGCCGTCAACCTCGTCAATGTCGAGGCAGTCAGCAAGGTGTACGGAACACGTGCCCTGCTCGACAGGGTCTCCCTCGGCGTGTCCGAGGGGGACCGCATCGGCGTCGTCGGCCGCAACGGCGACGGCAAGACCACCCTCATCCGGATGCTCGCCAAGCTGGAGGAGCCCGACACCGGACGGGTCACCCAGAGCGGCGGGCTGCGGCTCGGGGTGCTCACCCAGCACGACTCGCTCGACCCCGAGGCCACCGTCCGGCACGAGGTCATCGGTGACATGGCCGACCACGAGTGGGCGGGCAACGCCAAGATCCGTGACGTACTCACCGGGCTCTTCGGCGACCTGCACCTGCCGGGCTTCGAACAGGGTCTGGACACCGTCATCGGGCCGCTCTCCGGCGGTGAGCGCCGCCGGATCGCGCTCGCCAAGCTGCTCATCGCCGAGCAGGACCTGATCGTCCTCGACGAGCCCACCAACCACCTCGACGTGGAGGGCATCGCCTGGCTGGCGAAGCATCTGCAGGCGCGCCGCTCGGCGCTCGTCTGCGTCACCCACGACCGCTGGTTCCTCGACCAGGTCTGCACGCGGATGTGGGACGTCCAGCGCGGAGCGGTGCACGAGTACGAGGGCGGCTACAGCGACTACGTCTTCGCGCGCGCCGAGCGTGAGCGCATCGCGGCGACGGAGGAGGCGAAGCGGCAGAACCTGATGCGCAAGGAGCTCGCCTGGCTGCGGCGCGGCGCCCCCGCGCGTACCGCCAAGCCGCGCTACCGCATCGAGGCCGCGAACGAGCTGATCGCCGATGTGCCGCCGCCGCGCGACACCTCCGAGCTGATGAAGTTCGCCAACGCCCGCCTCGGCAAGACCGTCTTCGACCTGGAGGACGTGACCGTCCAGGCAGGCCCGAAGGTGCTGCTGAAGCACCTCACCTGGCAGCTCGGCCCCGGCGACCGTATCGGCCTCGTCGGCGTGAACGGCGCCGGCAAGACCTCGCTGCTGCGCGCCCTGGCGGAGGCGGCCCGCAGCGACGGCGACAAGCAGCCCGCCGGCGGCCGTGTCATCGTCGGCAAGACCGTGAAGCTGGCCTACCTCTCCCAGGAGGTCGGTGAACTCGACCCGGCCCTGCGGGTGCTCGAGGCCGTGCAGCAGGTACGCGACCGGGTCGACCTCGGCAAGGGCCGTGAGATGACCGCGGGTCAGCTGTGCGAGCAGTTCGGCTTCACCAAGGACAAGCAGTGGACGCCTGTGGGTGACCTCTCCGGCGGTGAGCGGCGCAGGCTGCAGATTCTGCGGCTGCTGATGGACGAGCCGAACGTCCTCTTCCTCGACGAGCCCACCAACGACCTCGACATCGAGACACTGACCCAGCTCGAGGACCTGCTCGACGGCTGGCCGGGTTCGATGGTCGTCATCTCGCACGACCGCTTCTTCATCGAGCGGACGACGGACAGGACGTTCGCGCTGCTCGGCGACGCCACACTGCGGATGCTGCCGCGCGGTATCGACGAGTATCTGGAGCGCAGGCAGCGGATGATCGAGGCCGCCGTGCCGACGCCGGCGCCCGCTTCCGCCGCGGTGGAGAAGCCGGCGGCCAAGTCCGCGGGCGACGCCCGCGCGGCGAAGAAGGAACTGCAGAAGATCGAGCGGCAGCTGAACAAGATCTCCGACCGGGAGACCAATCTGCACGCCCAAATCGCCGATAACGCCACGGACTTCGGGAAAGTGGCGAAACTGGATGCGGAGCTGCGTGAACTGATCGGCGAGCGCGACGAGTTGGAGATGCGCTGGCTCGAACTCGCCGAGGACGCGTAA
- a CDS encoding acyltransferase family protein — protein sequence MGSSVRELAAATPGTRDRYIDLLRVASLGTVVLGHWLMAVVTGDGVGNLLAVVPELQLLTWGLQIMPVFFFVGGFSHALSYRSLARKTDGSVYAAFLRARLQRLLRPTMVFILVWGAAALIVQLLGSGSDSTGLTGVALRLVAQPLWFIGIYLAMVAFTPPLLKLHERYGWGAFGALVAGAALVDVLRFLGGVPFVEFLNFAFVWLAVHQLGFLRADGRIRMPSALAAAGLVGAAGLVAFGPYPLSMVGMPGEKVSNMAPPTLALLFHGLWLVGAVELLRTPGTRFVQRARVWRAVVAANGIAMTAFLWHLTAMLGVYGAMLALGIPLPAPASGAWWAQVPVRIAVAAVVTALLVAAFRTFERPVTAAPGAAGKGGSGPAAALGITLCLFGVLGLSMVGFGGMLEGRSAMLVAVRVTAPVAVAMALIGWLLVETVGRGRRTAS from the coding sequence ATGGGATCAAGCGTTCGTGAGCTCGCCGCTGCCACGCCCGGGACCCGGGACCGGTACATCGACCTGTTGCGGGTCGCCTCGCTGGGGACCGTCGTGCTCGGGCACTGGCTGATGGCCGTCGTCACCGGGGACGGCGTCGGGAATCTCCTCGCCGTCGTGCCCGAGCTGCAGCTGCTCACCTGGGGCCTGCAGATCATGCCGGTGTTCTTCTTCGTCGGCGGCTTCTCGCACGCCCTCTCGTACCGCTCCCTCGCCCGGAAGACCGACGGCTCCGTCTACGCCGCCTTCCTGCGGGCCCGGCTGCAGCGGCTGCTGCGGCCCACCATGGTCTTCATCCTGGTCTGGGGCGCGGCCGCGCTGATCGTTCAGCTTCTCGGCAGTGGCAGTGATTCGACCGGGTTGACCGGCGTAGCGCTGCGGCTCGTCGCCCAGCCGCTCTGGTTCATCGGTATCTACCTGGCGATGGTCGCCTTCACGCCGCCGCTGCTGAAGCTGCACGAGCGGTACGGCTGGGGCGCCTTCGGCGCGCTCGTCGCCGGTGCCGCGCTCGTGGATGTGCTGCGCTTCCTCGGCGGGGTGCCCTTCGTCGAGTTCCTGAACTTCGCCTTCGTCTGGCTCGCCGTCCACCAGCTCGGCTTCCTCCGCGCCGACGGCCGGATCCGGATGCCCTCCGCGCTCGCGGCCGCCGGACTCGTCGGTGCCGCGGGGCTGGTCGCGTTCGGCCCGTACCCCCTGAGCATGGTCGGGATGCCCGGCGAGAAGGTCTCCAACATGGCCCCGCCCACCCTCGCGCTCCTCTTCCACGGCCTGTGGCTGGTCGGCGCGGTGGAGCTGCTCCGTACGCCCGGTACACGCTTTGTGCAGCGGGCCAGGGTCTGGCGGGCCGTCGTCGCCGCCAACGGCATCGCGATGACCGCGTTCCTGTGGCATCTCACCGCGATGCTCGGTGTGTACGGCGCGATGCTCGCCCTCGGCATACCGCTGCCCGCCCCCGCCTCCGGCGCCTGGTGGGCGCAGGTACCCGTCCGTATCGCGGTGGCCGCCGTGGTGACCGCGCTGCTCGTCGCTGCCTTCCGCACCTTCGAGCGGCCGGTGACCGCGGCCCCCGGAGCCGCCGGAAAGGGCGGATCGGGGCCCGCCGCCGCCCTCGGGATCACGCTCTGCCTGTTCGGTGTGCTGGGTCTGTCGATGGTCGGCTTCGGCGGCATGCTGGAGGGCAGGTCCGCGATGCTGGTCGCCGTAAGGGTCACCGCGCCCGTCGCCGTCGCCATGGCGCTCATCGGCTGGCTGCTGGTCGAGACGGTGGGCAGAGGCCGCCGGACCGCTTCCTAG
- a CDS encoding outer membrane protein assembly factor BamB family protein: MPPTRPGHGYPQQAPGQPGPYNQPPGPYGQQPGPYSGYSTQPQYAGGPTPPGGGSGFFKGRPGVIIGAAVAGLLVLGGGTWFALSGDGKDDKAGVSESSEHPKPSGSASVDQGTSDGTPGGQDPNARRRPGEAKVLFISKNDVDVPGNGAEIFGPWVEGDTLVKAMYREVAGYSVTDGKKKWSLKLGTPVCLAAPQASADGKIVIGVKSGTTEKSDCSDLQMIDTKTGKAGWKKPIPKPKQLIGFSDFVLAVSGNTLTMAGLDNSYGFSLSDGKQLFGKPSSRCLPYGFAGGIRLIAAASCPTSDAENFKGEIQEVDPATGKPKWTYALPANWQVDKVYSVSPVVVSIKLDADGSDETTKRRVIALTDSGRLRSQLQVDKDKFQPRCSSSAVIAFRGDIQGWCTGVAADASTLYLATEPTGTNEVVAFSLDTGKPKWRSTAGLDRTMMPVTVENGSVVVYIAPTFSLGGAIATVAPAGGAPKAVLKHPLSTAEIEAGFLEPRTVYAGGRFFLTATSVNGLDDAKERETTTLMAFGK, translated from the coding sequence ATGCCGCCCACGCGGCCCGGCCACGGCTACCCGCAGCAGGCCCCCGGTCAGCCGGGTCCCTACAACCAGCCGCCCGGCCCGTACGGTCAGCAGCCGGGGCCGTACAGCGGCTACTCGACCCAGCCGCAGTACGCGGGCGGACCCACCCCGCCCGGCGGTGGCTCCGGCTTCTTCAAGGGCAGGCCCGGAGTCATCATCGGCGCGGCGGTCGCAGGCCTGCTGGTGCTCGGCGGCGGTACCTGGTTCGCGCTCAGCGGTGACGGCAAGGACGACAAGGCCGGCGTCAGCGAGAGCAGCGAGCATCCCAAGCCGTCCGGCTCGGCATCCGTCGACCAGGGCACCTCCGACGGCACCCCCGGCGGCCAGGACCCCAACGCCCGGCGCAGGCCGGGCGAGGCGAAGGTTCTGTTCATATCGAAGAACGACGTCGACGTGCCGGGCAACGGCGCGGAGATATTCGGCCCCTGGGTCGAGGGGGACACGCTCGTCAAGGCCATGTACCGGGAGGTCGCCGGCTACTCGGTGACCGACGGCAAGAAGAAGTGGAGCCTGAAGCTCGGTACTCCTGTGTGCCTGGCCGCCCCCCAGGCTTCGGCCGACGGAAAGATCGTCATCGGTGTCAAGAGCGGCACCACGGAGAAGTCCGACTGCAGCGACCTCCAGATGATCGATACGAAGACCGGCAAGGCGGGTTGGAAGAAGCCCATTCCCAAGCCCAAACAGCTCATCGGCTTTTCCGACTTCGTCCTCGCCGTCAGCGGGAACACGCTCACCATGGCAGGCCTGGACAACTCCTACGGCTTCAGCCTCAGCGACGGCAAGCAGCTCTTCGGCAAGCCGTCCTCCCGCTGCCTGCCCTACGGGTTCGCGGGCGGCATCAGGCTGATCGCCGCCGCGAGCTGCCCCACCAGCGACGCGGAGAACTTCAAGGGGGAGATCCAGGAGGTCGACCCGGCCACCGGCAAGCCCAAGTGGACGTACGCGCTCCCCGCCAACTGGCAGGTCGACAAGGTCTACTCGGTCAGCCCGGTCGTCGTCTCCATCAAGCTGGACGCCGACGGCTCCGACGAAACCACCAAGCGGCGCGTCATCGCTCTGACGGACAGCGGGAGGCTCCGCTCCCAGCTCCAGGTCGACAAGGACAAGTTCCAGCCGCGCTGCAGCAGTTCGGCCGTCATCGCCTTCCGCGGGGACATCCAAGGGTGGTGTACCGGTGTCGCCGCCGACGCGTCCACCCTCTACCTGGCCACGGAGCCGACCGGCACCAATGAGGTCGTGGCCTTCAGCCTGGACACCGGCAAGCCCAAGTGGCGTTCAACGGCGGGACTGGACCGCACCATGATGCCGGTCACCGTGGAGAACGGCAGCGTCGTGGTCTACATCGCCCCGACCTTCAGCCTGGGCGGCGCGATCGCGACCGTCGCGCCGGCGGGCGGCGCACCGAAAGCCGTACTGAAGCACCCGCTGTCGACCGCCGAGATCGAGGCCGGCTTCCTCGAGCCGCGGACGGTGTACGCGGGCGGCCGGTTCTTCCTCACCGCTACCAGTGTCAACGGCCTCGACGACGCCAAGGAGCGGGAGACGACGACCTTGATGGCCTTCGGCAAGTGA
- a CDS encoding 4-(cytidine 5'-diphospho)-2-C-methyl-D-erythritol kinase, which translates to MSVTVRVPAKVNVQLAVGGARPDGFHDLANVFLAVGLYDEVTVTPAESLTITCSGPDAHQVPLDRTNLAARAAELLAARHGLSPDVHIHIAKDIPVAGGMAGGSADGAGALLACDALWGLGSPRSELLSICAELGSDVPFSLVGGAALGTGRGEQLTELEVGGDFHWVFAVADGGLSTPAVYGEFDRLNEGIAVPEPIASPALLEALRTGDATALAGALANDLQPAALSLRPSLSATLAAGTAAGALASLVSGSGPTTAFLTKDEDAARGVAQALLSSGTCRTARVAPSPARGATVVGA; encoded by the coding sequence GTGAGCGTCACGGTACGGGTCCCGGCGAAGGTGAACGTCCAGCTGGCGGTGGGCGGAGCGCGGCCCGACGGCTTCCACGACCTCGCGAACGTCTTCCTGGCGGTCGGCCTGTACGACGAGGTCACGGTGACCCCGGCCGAGTCGCTGACGATCACGTGCTCGGGCCCGGACGCGCATCAAGTTCCCCTGGACCGTACGAACTTGGCGGCGCGCGCGGCCGAACTGCTCGCGGCCCGCCACGGACTGTCCCCGGACGTCCACATACACATCGCCAAGGACATCCCGGTCGCGGGCGGCATGGCGGGTGGCAGCGCGGACGGCGCGGGTGCACTGCTGGCGTGCGACGCGCTGTGGGGTCTTGGCTCGCCGCGCTCCGAACTCCTCTCGATCTGCGCCGAGTTGGGCAGCGACGTGCCGTTCAGCCTGGTGGGCGGCGCGGCGCTGGGCACCGGCCGCGGCGAGCAGCTGACCGAGCTGGAGGTCGGCGGGGACTTCCACTGGGTGTTCGCGGTGGCGGACGGCGGCCTGTCGACGCCGGCGGTGTACGGAGAGTTCGACCGCCTCAACGAAGGCATCGCCGTCCCCGAGCCGATCGCGTCCCCCGCGCTGCTCGAAGCCCTGCGCACGGGCGACGCGACGGCGCTGGCGGGCGCGCTCGCCAACGACCTGCAGCCCGCGGCGCTCTCGCTGCGCCCTTCGCTGTCCGCCACTCTCGCGGCGGGCACGGCGGCGGGCGCACTGGCGTCCCTGGTCTCGGGCTCGGGCCCGACGACGGCGTTCCTGACGAAGGACGAGGACGCGGCGCGCGGGGTGGCGCAGGCGCTCCTGTCCTCGGGCACGTGCCGTACGGCACGGGTGGCGCCGTCCCCGGCGAGGGGTGCGACGGTGGTCGGGGCCTGA
- a CDS encoding lysyl oxidase family protein, protein MTRHPISSGTRLRRTAAVAAALAAVAAATGAAPVAGAAPTTTAPKLKLIAAAGSVTLDRYEGGPGVNLDLGTYVTVDGGPLEFKVTRPSYKKPVTAAQIIHEGKKTRTKPLPAGLVKDFSGLPGFLKVTISKASGAKVLDTTQAFCPNSAAGRIRPDAPATSKYPEECPRNPFTLGSVWGVEKGWAANTSRGRESAPADLPPGEYTAKISVAKTYRDLFGMADEQKTIKVKVRKVTEGGGGAGASRSAHSAMAGHSAHGSGHGAGQGAAASGHASHDGVDGRGADAPAPPALSHALQDRGTATHLGDGPGHTDGSRNAPALQPNAHRPTGRASVPNVPKPDLRSLPAWDIAISDGEDGDVPGKDYLAFSANVWNAGPAPLVVDGFRSPGKNLMDAYQYFYDANGKQIGYTPTGAMEWDPRVGHEHWHFKDFASYRLLSANQAEIVRSGKEAFCLANTDAIDYTVKNANWHPNNTDLSTACGAQNSVSVREVLDVGSGDTYTQYRPGQSFDVTDLPNGTYYIQVIANPEHRLQETNLKNNVALRKVVLGGKPGARTVKVPPHDLISAP, encoded by the coding sequence ATGACCAGACATCCCATATCCTCCGGTACCCGCCTACGCCGTACAGCGGCCGTCGCCGCGGCACTCGCCGCGGTCGCTGCCGCGACCGGGGCCGCTCCGGTCGCCGGAGCGGCGCCGACGACCACCGCACCCAAGCTCAAGCTGATCGCCGCCGCCGGCTCCGTGACACTCGACCGCTATGAGGGCGGGCCCGGGGTCAATCTGGACCTCGGGACGTACGTCACCGTCGACGGGGGGCCGCTGGAGTTCAAGGTCACGCGCCCGTCCTACAAGAAGCCCGTGACCGCCGCGCAGATCATCCACGAGGGGAAGAAGACGCGGACCAAGCCCCTTCCGGCGGGTCTGGTGAAGGACTTCTCCGGACTGCCGGGCTTCCTCAAGGTGACGATCAGCAAGGCGTCCGGCGCGAAGGTGCTGGACACCACCCAGGCGTTCTGCCCGAACAGCGCCGCCGGCCGGATCCGGCCGGACGCCCCGGCCACCTCGAAGTACCCCGAGGAATGCCCCAGGAACCCCTTCACGCTCGGCTCCGTATGGGGCGTCGAGAAGGGCTGGGCGGCCAACACCAGCCGGGGCCGCGAATCCGCCCCGGCCGACCTGCCTCCCGGCGAGTACACCGCCAAGATCTCCGTGGCGAAGACCTACCGCGACCTGTTCGGCATGGCGGACGAACAGAAGACGATCAAGGTGAAGGTACGGAAGGTCACCGAGGGCGGGGGCGGGGCGGGGGCCTCGCGCTCGGCGCACTCGGCGATGGCCGGGCACTCCGCGCACGGCTCGGGGCACGGCGCCGGGCAGGGCGCCGCGGCGTCGGGCCACGCGAGCCACGACGGCGTCGACGGACGCGGTGCGGACGCCCCTGCCCCGCCCGCGCTGTCGCACGCTCTGCAGGACCGCGGCACGGCGACGCACCTGGGAGACGGGCCCGGACACACCGACGGCTCCCGGAACGCGCCCGCGCTGCAGCCCAACGCTCACCGCCCGACCGGCCGGGCGAGCGTGCCCAACGTGCCCAAGCCCGACCTGCGTTCGCTCCCGGCATGGGATATCGCCATCTCCGACGGCGAGGACGGGGACGTCCCCGGCAAGGACTATCTGGCCTTCAGCGCCAACGTCTGGAACGCGGGCCCCGCGCCACTGGTCGTCGACGGCTTCCGCAGCCCCGGCAAGAACCTGATGGACGCCTACCAGTACTTCTACGACGCCAACGGCAAGCAGATCGGGTACACGCCCACGGGCGCCATGGAGTGGGACCCGCGAGTGGGCCACGAACACTGGCACTTCAAGGACTTCGCCAGCTACCGCCTGCTCAGCGCCAACCAGGCCGAGATCGTGCGCAGCGGCAAGGAGGCCTTCTGCCTGGCCAACACCGATGCCATCGACTACACGGTGAAGAACGCCAACTGGCACCCGAACAACACGGATCTGTCGACCGCCTGCGGCGCGCAGAACTCGGTGTCCGTGCGCGAGGTCCTCGACGTCGGTTCCGGCGACACGTACACCCAGTACCGTCCCGGCCAGTCCTTCGACGTCACCGACCTGCCGAACGGCACCTACTACATCCAGGTGATCGCCAACCCCGAACACCGCCTCCAGGAGACGAACCTGAAGAACAACGTCGCACTCCGCAAGGTCGTTCTGGGCGGTAAGCCCGGCGCCCGCACGGTGAAGGTGCCTCCGCACGATCTGATCAGCGCTCCCTGA
- the rsmA gene encoding 16S rRNA (adenine(1518)-N(6)/adenine(1519)-N(6))-dimethyltransferase RsmA, with protein MSTTEPDALLGPADIRELAAALGVRPTKQRGQNFVIDANTVRRIVRTAQVREDDVVVEVGPGLGSLTLALLEAADRVVAVEIDDVLAGALPSTIAARMPSRADRFSLVHSDAMLVEELPGPPPTALVANLPYNVAVPVLLTMLDRFPTIERTLVMVQAEVADRLAAKPGNKVYGVPSVKANWYAEVKRAGSIGRNVFWPAPNVDSGLVSLVRRTEPLRTTASKAEVFAVVDAAFAQRRKTLRAALAGWAGSPAAAEAALVGAGISPQARGEALTVEEFARIAEAKA; from the coding sequence GTGAGCACCACTGAGCCCGACGCACTCCTCGGCCCCGCCGACATCCGTGAACTGGCCGCAGCGCTGGGCGTACGCCCCACCAAGCAGCGCGGCCAGAACTTCGTCATCGACGCCAATACGGTCCGCCGGATCGTGCGGACCGCCCAGGTGCGGGAGGACGACGTCGTCGTCGAGGTCGGCCCCGGGCTCGGGTCGCTGACCCTGGCGCTGTTGGAGGCAGCGGACCGGGTCGTCGCCGTCGAGATCGACGATGTGCTGGCGGGCGCGCTGCCGTCGACGATCGCGGCCCGGATGCCGTCGCGCGCCGACCGCTTCTCGCTGGTCCACTCCGACGCGATGCTCGTCGAGGAGCTGCCGGGACCGCCGCCGACCGCGCTGGTCGCCAACCTCCCGTACAACGTCGCCGTGCCGGTCCTCCTCACCATGCTGGACCGCTTCCCGACGATCGAGCGGACGCTGGTGATGGTCCAGGCGGAGGTCGCGGACCGGCTCGCGGCCAAGCCGGGCAACAAGGTGTACGGAGTGCCTTCGGTGAAGGCGAACTGGTACGCGGAGGTGAAGCGGGCGGGCTCGATCGGCCGGAACGTCTTCTGGCCGGCCCCGAATGTGGACTCGGGCCTCGTGTCCCTGGTCCGCCGCACCGAACCGCTGAGGACAACGGCCTCGAAGGCGGAGGTCTTCGCGGTGGTCGACGCGGCGTTCGCGCAGCGCCGCAAGACGTTGCGGGCGGCGCTGGCGGGCTGGGCCGGATCGCCGGCCGCGGCGGAGGCGGCGCTGGTCGGGGCCGGGATCTCCCCGCAGGCGCGCGGGGAAGCGCTGACGGTCGAGGAGTTCGCACGGATCGCGGAGGCCAAGGCGTGA